From the Purpureocillium takamizusanense chromosome 6, complete sequence genome, one window contains:
- the ANP1 gene encoding Mannan polymerase II complex anp1 subunit (EggNog:ENOG503NYQU~CAZy:GT62~COG:U~TransMembrane:1 (i42-61o)) has translation MMPRHHTSGFANGYPSGNTFDISPHRFQPRSSAPANRRRRKILIRLAAVTTTVFVFGLWLWPSNPLVSVVSLGLLSTTASLELETVRYYDLTNVQGSARGWEREERILLCVPLRDAEPHLPMFFSHLRNFTYPHHLIDLAFLVSDSKDRTLEVLTENLERIQADQDPKQPYGEVSIIEKDFGQKVNQDVESRHGFAAQASRRKLMAQARNWLLSAALRPYHSWVYWRDVDVETAPFTILEDLMRHNKDVIVPNVWRPLPDWLGGEQPYDLNSWQESETALALADTLDEDAVIVEGYAEYATWRPHLAYLRDPYGDPDMEMEIDGVGGVSILAKAKVFRAGVHFPAFSFQKHAETEGFGKMARRMQYSVVGLPHYVIWHLYEPSVDDIKHMEEMEQERLAREKEEQEKKAKEQKIKEEFGDTNSQWEKDKQDLKEQQQHQKPRDAGTGDMRDGAVGKAAGAAVARGANI, from the exons ATGATGCCACGGCATCACACTAGCGGATTTGCCAATGGCTATCCTAGCGGAAATACTTTTGACATCTCTCCTCATAG ATTCCAGCCTCGAAGCTCCGCCCCAGCAAACCGTCGTCGAAGAAAGATACTGATCCGTCTTGCCGCGGTCACCACAACAGTCTTCGTCTTCGGTCTGTGGTTGTGGCCCTCGAACCCTTTGGTCTCCGTCGTTTCTCTGGGCCTGTTGTCCACGACCGCCAGTCTCGAGCTCGAAACCGTGCGCTACTACGATCTAACAAATGTACAAGGCTCCGCTCGTGGCTGGGAGCGGGAGGAGCGCATCCTCCTCTGCGTTCCTCTTCGGGATGCCGAACCGCATCTTCCCATGTTCTTCTCTCACCTGCGCAACTTCACATACCCCCACCACCTCATTGACCTTGCCTTCCTTGTGTCTGACTCCAAGGACCGGACTTTGGAGGTATTAACCGAGAATCTTGAACGAATTCAAGCCGATCAAGACCCCAAACAGCCCTATGGCGAGGTGTCCATTATTGAGAAGGATTTTGGCCAAAAGGTCAATCAGGATGTGGAGAGTCGCCATGGATTTGCCGCCCAAGCCAGCCGTAGAAAGCTTATGGCGCAGGCGCGAAACTGGCTGCTCAGCGCTGCCCTGCGTCCATATCATTCGTGGGTATACTGGCGTGATGTCGACGTTGAGACGGCGCCCTTCACAATTTTAGAAGATCTCATGCGCCATAACAAAGATGTTATTGTCCCTA ACGTTTGGCGGCCCTTGCCTGActggctcggcggcgaacaGCCCTACGACCTAAATTCGTGGCAAGAGTCAGAAACAGCGCTGGCTTTGGCCGACACACTGGATGAAGATGCTGTCATAGTCGAGGGCTATGCAGAGTATGCCACGTGGAGGCCGCATCTGGCTTACCTTCGTGATCCTTACGGCGACCCTGACATGGAGATGGAAATTGACGGCGTGGGAGGCGTCAGCATTCTCGCTAAGGCAAAGGTTTTCCGTGCCGGCGTCCACTTTCCCGCATTCAGCTTCCAGAAACACGCTGAGACTGAGGGTTTCGGAAAG ATGGCTCGGCGTATGCAATACTCGGTTGTCGGCCTACCCCACTATGTTATCTGGCATCTGTACGAGCCGAgtgtcgacgacatcaaaCACATGGAG GAAATGGAACAAGAGCGGCTTGCTCGGgaaaaggaggagcaggagaaAAAGGCGAAAGAGCAGAAGATCAAAGAGGAATTCGGAGACACGAACTCGCAATGGGAAAAAGATAAGCAGGACCTTaaagagcagcagcagcatcagaAACCTCGAGATGCTGGGACAGGGGACATGCGCGATGGAGCAGTAGGAAAGGCAGCTGGTGCGGCAGTAGCGAGAGGCGCTAATATATAG
- a CDS encoding uncharacterized protein (EggNog:ENOG503Q3S6~TransMembrane:6 (o137-156i177-195o361-381i388-408o428-454i617-637o)~COG:I) has translation MEEYTRSQGLGRLHPSLSPSPDSHAAAASGWYNLTAWAVNVTRYAPFLEDLMRAGPRVFTKLGSYINLVEPLDPSSQDHTSTTTPIDILAPHSGGSNMYTLMDDAGAVPPSDSASGGDPLAHVPRLSLDGARGLGSVFSYATSKWAISCIAMAIVLNRTHIYAATRRRLRLRWHVRFLARILPIALLATQVYRLVQSVQCQTSAEFGRLRWGDSARSSELMFAHPNRFLNSLASAVLLGATDERSCVAVGMTLGQDLDDNRLLRGSLSRLWPLFGTFCLSHFLETVSCAVQGRPLAAETGMTLFEQSLAFAEADAAVSNQLGWDSFSKSPQGLGAGSSPTGSVIALTRAMILRRVNTAPEVLMVATLSAMTHVTSHILGVFDCQAKYRLVNTGFWGLCFMASIVWSAWSFELGNPAAQGLLRFPTVCIIGFVPHVLVLLGITTCVCIYSLALLLSALSPPTDRHSPPLTLRQRLVHAHHNMQANVSFSDIRITREMDFYTALLRTGFAAITMASEAVYLNEDRGVSLQRHTWLEEARFREAEELQRQCIGMGLPSSHHDQIGTIGLIPVKSGSVLASNGYTRERAAQKLPKGRGERGVRVGAGTTERSSRWLMAVEFLLSIGKLVARVGALSALWTLSVLRIRVQPAWLLSLARRPKAAYDHANSSDGEQGERAQQLPSRQDTEGLMVGNDSLDVEAEFRRVGCFEDEEALDLDLYQYWVKGGWWGSSDTSGDFEPSSNDEGWDQSSVVTAASTGSDLEEPASEWDEEADGQKTPTRRSPRPSLEEALLHDSPLAMGDLARLLHPTTHEARDEALTLAAHFRSSTIMTRAAFRRSEQVRRARVLTTMGAWPSSTADPTSRNAKLSPDEEEQLLEQLLLSRRQASLRNSWVAQSAGRPVAPGVEADGAGSPPCVVCQSSSRTIIVWPCRCLSLCDDCRVSLAMNNFDKCVCCRRDVMSFSRIYVP, from the coding sequence ATGGAAGAGTACACGCGGTCTCAAGGCTTGGGACGTCTTCATCCCTCTCTGTCACCCTCTCCGGACTCACATGCCGCAGCTGCGTCAGGATGGTACAATCTGACGGCTTGGGCGGTCAACGTGACGCGCTACGCGCCATTTCTTGAGGATCTCATGCGAGCCGGTCCGCGAGTTTTCACCAAACTCGGTTCCTACATCAATTTGGTCGAACCGTTGGACCCATCGAGCCAAGACCATACATCGACAACAACGCCCATCGACATACTGGCCCCTCACTCGGGAGGCTCGAATATGTACACTCTCATGGACGATGCAGGGGCCGTTCCGCCATCGGACTCCGCCTCGGGTGGCGACCCGCTCGCGCATGTTCCGCGCTTGTCCCTCGACGGGGCGCGTGGTCTCGGGAGCGTCTTCAGTTATGCTACCAGCAAGTGGGCCATATCGTGCATTGCCATGGCCATCGTTCTGAATCGAACTCACATATATGCAGCTACGAGACGGAGGTTGCGGCTGCGATGGCATGTCCGCTTCTTGGCCCGCATACTTCCAATCGCGCTCCTTGCCACTCAAGTCTATCGCCTCGTTCAATCCGTCCAATGCCAGACATCTGCGGAGTTCGGCAGGTTGCGCTGGGGAGATTCGGCAAGGAGCTCTGAGCTCATGTTTGCGCATCCCAATAGGTTTCTGAACTCACTCGCCTCCGCTGTCCTCCTCGGAGCCACGGATGAGCGGTCTTGTGTGGCCGTTGGTATGACACTTGGCCAGGACTTGGACGACAACCGATTATTGCGAGGATCCCTTTCCCGGCTTTGGCCACTTTTTGGCACGTTCTGTTTGAGTCACTTTCTCGAGACCGTGTCCTGTGCTGTACAGGGTCGCCCCCTGGCCGCAGAGACGGGCATGACTTTGTTTGAGCAGTCTCTAGCTTTTGCCGAAGCGGATGCAGCGGTCAGCAACCAACTTGGTTGGGACTCGTTCTCCAAATCACCTCAAGGTCTCGGCgctggctcgtcgcccaCCGGCAGTGTCATTGCTCTGACTCGTGCGATGATACTACGACGGGTCAACACGGCCCCCGAGGTTCTTATGGTAGCGACACTCTCTGCCATGACTCACGTCACGAGTCACATACTTGGCGTGTTCGACTGCCAGGCCAAATATCGTCTTGTGAACACGGGATTTTGGGGCTTGTGTTTCATGGCCAGCATTGTTTGGAGTGCGTGGTCTTTCGAATTGGGAAACCCGGCCGCACAGGGCTTGTTGAGGTTTCCAACAGTATGCATCATCGGATTCGTCCCGCATGTTTTGGTTTTGCTGGGAATCACGACATGCGTCTGCATCTATAGCCTGGCCTTGCTGTTGTCAGCCCTGTCTccgccgaccgaccgccacAGCCCTCCCTTGACCCTGCGACAGAGACTGGTGCATGCGCACCACAATATGCAGGCGAACGTCTCGTTCTCCGACATCCGAATCACGAGAGAGATGGATTTCTACACGGCATTATTACGGACCGGCTTTGCGGCCATCACTATGGCGAGCGAAGCGGTCTATCTGAACGAAGATCGGGGTGTGAGCTTGCAACGACATACCTGGTTGGAAGAAGCTCGATTTCGCGAGGCAGAAGAGCTGCAGAGGCAGTGCATAGGCATGGGATTGCCCAGTTCGCACCATGATCAGATCGGCACGATCGGATTGATACCAGTCAAGAGCGGTTCTGTCTTGGCCTCAAACGGTTACACTCGGGAACGTGCAGCGCAAAAGCTACCCAAGGGGCGCGGTGAGCGAGGGGTGCGGGTGGGCGCTGGGACTACAGAAAGAAGCTCTCGCTGGTTAATGGCGGTTGAGTTCCTCCTGAGTATTGGCAAGCTCGTTGCAAGAGTTGGTGCTCTGTCTGCGCTTTGGACCCTGAGTGTGCTACGCATACGGGTGCAGCCGGCCTGGTTACTCAGCCTAGCTCGCCGCCCCAAAGCCGCGTACGATCACGCCAACTCGTCTGACGGTGAACAAGGAGAGAGGGCTCAACAACTACCCTCACGTCAAGACACCGAGGGCTTGATGGTTGGGAATGACAGCTTAGACGTGGAGGCAGAGTTTCGTCGAGTAGGCTGCTttgaagacgaagaagctCTTGACTTAGACTTGTATCAGTACTGGGTGAAGGGCGGATGGTGGGGATCCAGCGACACAAGTGGTGACTTCGAACCGAGCTCGAACGACGAGGGCTGGGATCAATCTAGTGTCGTTACCGCGGCCAGCACAGGCAGCGACCTGGAAGAACCCGCCTCTGAATgggacgaagaggccgatgGGCAGAAGACGCCTACCAGacgctcgcctcggccgtctttgGAGGAAGCCTTACTTCATGATAGCCCTTTGGCTATGGGCGATTTGGCACGGCTGCTACACCCAACCACGCACGAAGCACGGGACGAGGCTCTGACGCTTGCAGCCCATTTCCGGAGCAGCACGATCATGACGCGGGCCGCATTTCGTCGCTCCGAACAGGTGCGTCGAGCTCGTgtgctgacgacgatgggcgcctggccatcatcaacagCAGATCCCACGTCTCGTAATGCCAAACTCAGCCccgacgaagaagagcaaTTGCTGGAACAACTTCTGTTGTCCCGCCGCCAAGCGTCGCTTCGCAATAGCTGGGTTGCACAGAGTGCGGGAAGGCCCGTTGCTCCTGGCGTCGAAGCCGATGGTGCTGGCAGTCCGCCCTGTGTGGTCTGCCAGAGTTCGTCAAGGACCATCATCGTCtggccttgccgctgcctgAGCCTCTGTGACGACTGTCGGGTGTCGTTGGCCATGAACAATTTCGACAAATGCGTATGCTGTCGGCGGGATGTTATGAGTTTCAGCCGGATATACGTGCCTTGA
- the SEN34 gene encoding tRNA-splicing endonuclease subunit (COG:J~BUSCO:EOG09263U71~EggNog:ENOG503NXRC), giving the protein MPDTPPSGDWDNPVRISKIAGQYLVFDPAAAALLRRRDNVSGTLVGTTPQQPTQNVFLGLPIELRPEEADALIRCNTAYVVDAATAHLSSLSCRDADTRRAYKQSLWRRKQVAQQATSDRSARRAADVASRFGRPSVPIAPISLSINVHQSDDDAGVPLSGSDKTVRQTTNNVNICGITPISSGDLISSITLHPASDVAKAFDGPLCRYLQTTKFYMTPGLRFGARYSVYPGDPLRFHAHFMANQYGWHEEIPVLDVVSGGRLATAVKKAFLMGGQHTPQGTLSQPLLCTISVEWAAM; this is encoded by the coding sequence ATGCCTGATACGCCACCGTCGGGGGACTGGGACAATCCCGTGCGCATTAGCAAAATAGCAGGACAATACCTGGTGTTTGAccctgcggccgccgccctcttgaGGCGTAGGGACAATGTCAGTGGTACCTTGGTTGGCACAACTCCCCAACAACCTACCCAGAATGTGTTTCTTGGCCTTCCAATCGAGCTGCGCCCCGAGGAGGCTGATGCTCTGATCCGCTGTAACACGGCATATGTCGTTGACGCTGCCACTGCCCACCTGTCGAGCTTGTCCTGTCGCGATGCCGATACTAGGAGAGCCTACAAACAATCGCTTTGGAGGAGAAAGCAGGTGGCGCAACAAGCAACGTCCGACCGCAGTGCCAGGAGAGCCGCCGATGTCGCAAGCCGTTTCGGCCGGCCTAGTGTCCCTATCGCGCCTATTTCATTGTCCATCAATGTCCATCAGAGCGATGACGACGCTGGAGTGCCGTTGTCCGGGTCCGATAAGACTGTTCGTCAGACAACCAACAACGTAAACATTTGTGGCATCACACCGATATCGAGCGGGGATCTTATTTCTTCAATTACTTTGCACCCTGCCTCTGATGTGGCCAAGGCTTTCGACGGCCCCTTGTGTCGATATCTTCAAACTACCAAGTTCTACATGACGCCCGGTCTTCGCTTCGGCGCCCGCTATAGCGTCTATCCTGGCGATCCTCTACGCTTCCATGCTCACTTCATGGCTAACCAGTACGGCTGGCATGAAGAAATACCAGTGCTAGATGTAGTGAGCGGTGGCAGACTTGCCACAGCGGTCAAGAAGGCATTTCTCATGGGCGGCCAGCACACCCCTCAAGGGACATTGTCCCAGCCGCTGCTTTGCACAATCAGTGTCGAATGGGCCGCCATGTAA